AGTCGGGGGATTGCGTCGTCGTGATCGGCAGTCTCGCCAGCATCAGCCGCTTCGCGGAGGACGTTTCCGCCCAGCCGCCGTTGAAATCCGAAGACGACATCGTGGTCGTCGGCGGCGACGTGCTGGGCTACCAGATCGCACAGCAGTTCGAGGCCCGGGGCTGGACGCCGGAAATCGTCGAGCGCGATCCGGAGCAGGCGACGCAGTTGACGACCCGACTCCGAAGCTCGTCGGTCGCGGAGACCGACGTGACGAACATCGGCGGCTTCAACCCCAACGTGTTAACGGGCGCCGATCTGGTCGTCGGCACGGTCGACGATAACACGAACTACCTCCTGGCGCAGTTGGCCAGGGAGTTCGACGTCGCCAGAACCGCGGCCGTCGTCGACAACCCCGAGGTCGTCGACCTCTTCGAGGAAACCGGCCTCGACGTGATTGTCCATCCCGAGGACATCATCGTCAGCGATATCCTCCGGACCATTTACGAGCCGGGACCGGAGGAAGTCAGCGTCCTTGGACACGACGACGCCGAAGTGCTCGAGGTCGTCGTCGACTCGGAGAGCGCCCTCGCCGGGAAAGCCCTCCGGGACGTTACCGACCAGCTTCCGTCCGGGATCGTGATCGGCGCGATCGTCCGCAACGAGCAGCTGCAGATCCCGCGGGGCAACAAGATCATTCAAACCGGCGATCGGGTCATCGCGTTCGTCGACGCTTCCGTCGCCGCCGAGGTCGCCGAACTGATCTGACCGGAGAAACCGTCTCTGTTCGCGACGCCCACGTCAGCAACGACGTGTGCGATTCAGCGCTATTTCGAACCCGCTGCTGGCGAGCTTAGGAGTCGCCGCCGAATCGAGTGAACAGCCCGGAGAGCGACTCCGTCAGGGACGATCGACCGCCGCCGAGCGCCGCGACACCGTCGTCGACCAGCCACAGCGTCGCGCTCGAGACGGCCAGTTCCGTCGCGGTCGCCTCGCGCTCGAGTCGCCAGCGCCGGCGTCCGTCGCCGGCCGTCAGCGCGAGCAGCCGCCCGTCGTCGGTACCCAGATAGACCGCCTCGCCGACGACCGCGGGCCCCGTCGTTGCCGTCCCGACGTCGACCCGCCAGCGCTCGGTGCCGCGGGCCGTCTCGACGGCGTAGAGGCTCCCGTCGGAACTGGCCGCGTAGGCGGTGCCGTCGGCGCTCGAGACCGCCGGCGGCGTCTCGATCCGCGCCCCGGTGTCGAACCGGAACCGCCGCGAGCCGTCGGCGTTCGACAGCGCCAGCAGCGTCTCGCCGCTGGTGACGTAGACCGTCCCGTCGGCGACCGCCGGCGGCGCGCCGATGGGTGCCTCGAAGGTGCGTTCCCAGCGTCGGCTCCCGTCGGCCGTCGCGAGCGAGTGCAGTCGATCGCCGGTGGCGACGTAGACCGCATCGTCGGCGACCGTCGGCCCGGAGCACTCGCCCTCGAGGGCGGCCGTCCAGACCGGGCGACCGTTCTCGGCGTCGATCGCATGGAGATCGTCGCTACAGGCGTAGACGACGCCGTCGGCGACGACCGGCGACGTCTCGACGCGACCGTCGGTCTGGTAGCGCCACTCGCGCTCGCCGCTCTCGGCGTCGATCGCGTAGACGGCGCCGTCCGCGCTGCCGACGTAGACCGCGCCATCGGCGACCGCGGGCGCGGCCCGGACCGGGCCGCCAGTCTCGAACCGCCAGCGCTCGCGCCCGTCCTCGAGGGCCAGCGCGGCGACGCTGCCGTCGTCGCGGCCGACGGCGACCGTCTCGCCGACCACCGCCGGCGCGGCGCCGGGCGCGGCGTCCTCGGGGTCGTCGCGCCAACGTTCGGCCGGTCGCCGCCCGAGCGAACTCCCGTCGGTGACGCGACCGACGCGGGACGGGCCGGCGCGCGCCATCGGCCAGCCCGCGGCGTCGCCGTCGCCGGAGTCCGGCAGCGCGTCGGTGGCGTCCGCGAGCCGCGTCGTCGCCTCCTCCGCGGCCGTCGCGACGGCCGGAACGGGATCGTCGGCCAGCGGTTCGACATCCGGTTTCGCCGCCGTCGCCTCGAGGGCCGCCAACGTCCGGACGGCTCGAGCGCGCACCCGGCCGTCGGGATCGGCGAGGCGCGACTCGAGGACCGGGACGGGGTTCCGATCGGCGTCCTCGAACGGCGAGTCATCGTCTGATTCGGCGCACGCGGCCAGCGCGCCGGCGGCCGCCGCCCGGACGTCGGCGTCGGAGTCCTCGAGCGCTGCGAGCAGCGCTGGCACCGCGTCCGCGAAGCCGGACGGATCGTCGTCGGCCATCGTCTCGAGGACCCGGCCGGCGGTGACGCGGACAACGGGGCCGTCGGCCTCGAGTCCGCCAGCGATTTTCCCGATCCCGGTCGGCCGGAGCGTCGCCGACTCGTCGGCCAGCACGGCCAGCGCGAGGACGGCGAGGCCGGCGACCCACGGCTCCGCGTCCAGCCGGTCGCCCATCCCCGAGAGCTGGGTGTTGATCCCGTCGGTGTGGGTCGGCGTCTCGCCGCCGGCCGCCAGCGAGGCGGCGTCGAGCAGTCGGTCGTCGACTGCCTCGAGTTCGGATTCCAACGCGCTTCCGTCGTCGTGGCCGGTGACCGCGAGGGTGCCGAGCGCGAGCGCGGCGTAGCCCCGGACCGCCTCGTCGTCAGCCTCTCCGTCCCCATTTCGTCCGGTATCTCCCGCCCGCTCCACGAGCAGGTCGGCCAGTCGGTCCCGCTCGGCGGCCGCGTCGTCGGGCGCCGTCGCCGCAAGCCGGGCGATCTCCTCGACGATCGCGCGTCGGTCCCCGTCGGCGTCGAGCCGATCGACCAGCGCCCCGGTGACGGTGCTGGCGTCGCCGCCGTCCGCCGCGACGACCGTCGTCAGCGCGCGCAGGAGCGCCGGCGCGTCGGCCTCGCCCGGCGCGAACCGCTCGAGCAGCGACGAGGCGGCCGCGGCGACCGGTTCCGAATTCCGCTGTGCGACGTCCCCGAGCGCGGCGGCGACGGCAGCCGACCGACCGTCGTCGCCCGACAGCGACTCGAGGACCACGTCGGTCGACGTCGGCTCGACGTCTGCGTCCGCCGCGAGTGTCGTCTCGAGTGCGTCCAGCGCTGCGACGCGAACGGCCGGCGTCGGATCGACAAGCAACTCACGGAGCGCTTCGACGACGGCTTCGGCCTCTGCCCCGGACTCGAGGCCGAGCGTGGCGAGGGCCTCGCAGGCGGCGACGCGGACCCACTCTGTCTCGGCCGTCGTCTCCGCGACGGCCAGCGACAGTGTCGGCCGACAGTCGTCGTCGCCGGTGTCGGATGCGATTTCGGCGAGGGTCCGGCGAACGGTCCGTCGAACGGAACGATCCGGGTCGTCCAGCGCCGCCAGCAACGAGACCAACACGTCGTCCTCGCGGACGTCGTCGGGAGTCGACGCCGCGACCCGCGAGAGGACGATCGCCGCGTTGTTCCGAACCGTCGCGTCCTCGTCGGCGCTCTGCGCTTCGCCCCCGAGCCGTTCTGCCAGCGGGCCGACGGCGCCGCGAACCGCGAGCGGGCGCTCGGCCGCGACGGTCACGAGATCGCGCGTCGCGGCCCGCCGAACGGCGGCCGCGTCGTCGTCGAGCCGCCGGGTTAGTGACCGGACCGCCGGGTGGGCGTCGGCGGTCGCCGACCGCGCGATGTCGGCGATGCCGCGGGCCGCGTACCCCTGAACCCACTCGTCGCCCTCGTCTGAGGCGTTCTCCGCCTCGCCCTCGAGGGCCTCGAGGAGCGCGGAAACGTCAGTCCCCTCGGCGCGCGTCTCGCGTACGAGCGCGGCCAGCGCGTCGGTCGCAGGCCGGCGGACCGGTTCGTGGGGGTCGTCGATCCGATCCGC
Above is a genomic segment from Haloterrigena salifodinae containing:
- the trkA gene encoding Trk system potassium transporter TrkA; the encoded protein is MILIIGAGSVGSNLAADLAESNDVVVIDRDADLVDELRSQHDVTGVVGDGRSASTLREAGIDRAEIVVASTDNDAANVMVCNAAKQAGDPHTIARVKEVGLFETWQSLDEGLGVDTMLCIDKLAAEAVVRTIALPGAHAVDTFADDQVEVAEFEIGEDTPITGQSVAEADRYASTTFAAILRDDDVIIPTGETVIQSGDCVVVIGSLASISRFAEDVSAQPPLKSEDDIVVVGGDVLGYQIAQQFEARGWTPEIVERDPEQATQLTTRLRSSSVAETDVTNIGGFNPNVLTGADLVVGTVDDNTNYLLAQLAREFDVARTAAVVDNPEVVDLFEETGLDVIVHPEDIIVSDILRTIYEPGPEEVSVLGHDDAEVLEVVVDSESALAGKALRDVTDQLPSGIVIGAIVRNEQLQIPRGNKIIQTGDRVIAFVDASVAAEVAELI
- a CDS encoding sister chromatid cohesion protein PDS5 produces the protein MSGPDEIADGPGIGGGDGIEVTVGIDQLEEFLAADDPDVREYAARTLATKAAERPVDVRSAVPSLTDRLEDEPSIRSHAAAALSAVAADHPGAVRESIPALTDRLESEARSASSTSGEAANATVRANAADALAAVAAEAPAAVADSIEALGRYATDGNERVRVRTTDALAAVADAQPERVVAVVDDVAAAADDGTAAVRENATAVLAAVATAAPDAVLEAVPALVDRLEDEMDVQDGATASAAAGSIGGYAMEALRAIADDSPVAVADAVDPIAAHLADDREGIRHDAALALESIATDRPGAVVDAVDRLADRLDDAAAIRRECVGALREIAAAEPAGVASATAALVARLDDPLETVRTDAAGTLASVAAERPTAITDAVRPLARRLETDVEPVQRHGVTAIAAVADTQPDAVEPVVTELAAVADADDKSVRLDAVRAIAAVAASSPDAIGPVVPALADRIDDPHEPVRRPATDALAALVRETRAEGTDVSALLEALEGEAENASDEGDEWVQGYAARGIADIARSATADAHPAVRSLTRRLDDDAAAVRRAATRDLVTVAAERPLAVRGAVGPLAERLGGEAQSADEDATVRNNAAIVLSRVAASTPDDVREDDVLVSLLAALDDPDRSVRRTVRRTLAEIASDTGDDDCRPTLSLAVAETTAETEWVRVAACEALATLGLESGAEAEAVVEALRELLVDPTPAVRVAALDALETTLAADADVEPTSTDVVLESLSGDDGRSAAVAAALGDVAQRNSEPVAAAASSLLERFAPGEADAPALLRALTTVVAADGGDASTVTGALVDRLDADGDRRAIVEEIARLAATAPDDAAAERDRLADLLVERAGDTGRNGDGEADDEAVRGYAALALGTLAVTGHDDGSALESELEAVDDRLLDAASLAAGGETPTHTDGINTQLSGMGDRLDAEPWVAGLAVLALAVLADESATLRPTGIGKIAGGLEADGPVVRVTAGRVLETMADDDPSGFADAVPALLAALEDSDADVRAAAAGALAACAESDDDSPFEDADRNPVPVLESRLADPDGRVRARAVRTLAALEATAAKPDVEPLADDPVPAVATAAEEATTRLADATDALPDSGDGDAAGWPMARAGPSRVGRVTDGSSLGRRPAERWRDDPEDAAPGAAPAVVGETVAVGRDDGSVAALALEDGRERWRFETGGPVRAAPAVADGAVYVGSADGAVYAIDAESGEREWRYQTDGRVETSPVVADGVVYACSDDLHAIDAENGRPVWTAALEGECSGPTVADDAVYVATGDRLHSLATADGSRRWERTFEAPIGAPPAVADGTVYVTSGETLLALSNADGSRRFRFDTGARIETPPAVSSADGTAYAASSDGSLYAVETARGTERWRVDVGTATTGPAVVGEAVYLGTDDGRLLALTAGDGRRRWRLEREATATELAVSSATLWLVDDGVAALGGGRSSLTESLSGLFTRFGGDS